Proteins co-encoded in one Quercus robur chromosome 8, dhQueRobu3.1, whole genome shotgun sequence genomic window:
- the LOC126694008 gene encoding uncharacterized protein LOC126694008, with protein MYFSAHQILLVTKSHPIKALLHQSLLTGMIVQWLVLLSQYDIGIRTPKAVKSQAIADLLAQFPGKEESSLSEEILGEVAMTEILGKKWTMRFDGSATTTSNGVGVVLSCENGDTIPLSFKLGFSCSNNTVEYEAYLTRLTIALNIGVKHIRVLRDSNLVVS; from the coding sequence ATGTATTTCTCAGCTCACCAGATCCTTTTGGTGActaagtcccaccccataaaggCACTCCTGCACCAATCCCTTCTCACGGGAATGATAGTACAATGGCTAGTCCTGCTCTCTCAATATGACATAGGTATCAGAACCCCCAAGGCTGTCAAAAGTCAAGCTATAGCTGATCTGTTGgctcaattcccaggaaagGAAGAAAGCTCACTAAGTGAAGAAATCTTGGGTGAGGTGGCAATGACAGAGATCCTAGGAAAGAAATGGACAATGAGATTCGATGGGTCGGCTAcaacaacttcaaatggggtaggagtTGTACTAAGCTGTGAGAATGGGGACACCATACCCTTATCTTTCAAGCTTGGgttctcatgctctaataacaCAGTTGAATATGAGGCGTACTTGACCAGGCTGACTATAGCACTCAATATAGGAGTAAAGCATATAAGAGTATTGAGAGACTCCAATCTTGTAGTTTCCTAA
- the LOC126694061 gene encoding F-box protein At2g27310-like, which translates to MESGTTTTTITTVDHDHDHDHNHGGGTAISDVHQDVIKTHILTRLDGATLASASCASSHLHALSTEEQLWREICSSTWPSIDDPRVRHVISSFPGGYRSFFSDSFPLLRLHHRSPPKQHHHNRPFLAEIISAVDVHYKESLIFSKVQENETKSDWFLCSPLRFDLLGQKESVQTPIRHVGEDQAWLDHLEENLKLSWILIDPTRNIAANVSSRSPVSVQRQWLTGDMQLRYSMVISGGEDWSEVVQCAVVVTCEGKVGGAMQVLEVSMQVEDLEGKHLNGKDGLVILQGAMESGKRKKERKGEGKERFEEFLKMKRERKERKQRRERALDMACIATGFTIFVAFWSFLLFR; encoded by the coding sequence ATGGAATCTggcacaaccacaaccacaatcacGACCGTCGATCATGATCATGATCATGATCACAATCACGGCGGTGGCACTGCAATCTCAGACGTCCACCAGGACGTCATCAAGACCCACATCCTCACCAGGCTCGACGGCGCCACCCTCGCCTCCGCCTCCTGCGCCTCCTCCCACTTGCACGCTCTCTCCACCGAAGAACAGCTCTGGCGGGAAATCTGCTCCTCCACGTGGCCTTCCATCGACGACCCACGTGTCCGCCACGTCATCTCCTCGTTCCCTGGTGGTTACCGTTCTTTTTTCTCTGACTCATTCCCACTCCTCCGGCTCCACCACCGCTCTCCGCCGAAGCAGCATCATCATAACCGTCCGTTTCTGGCCGAGATAATCTCCGCCGTTGATGTTCACTACAAGGAGAGTCTCATTTTCTCGAAGGTCCAAGAGAACGAGACCAAGTCCGATTGGTTTCTCTGCTCGCCGCTTCGGTTCGACTTACTTGGACAGAAAGAGTCGGTTCAGACACCGATACGACACGTCGGAGAGGACCAAGCCTGGCTGGACCACCTCGAGGAGAACCTGAAGCTAAGCTGGATCCTTatcgacccgacccgaaacaTTGCCGCGAACGTCTCTAGCCGGAGCCCCGTCTCGGTCCAGCGACAGTGGCTGACCGGAGACATGCAGCTCCGGTACTCGATGGTCATCTCCGGCGGCGAGGACTGGTCGGAGGTAGTCCAGTGCGCGGTGGTAGTCACGTGCGAGGGAAAGGTGGGAGGGGCGATGCAGGTGCTGGAAGTGAGCATGCAAGTGGAGGACTTGGAGGGGAAGCATTTGAACGGGAAGGACGGCTTGGTAATTTTGCAAGGGGCGATGGAAAGtgggaagaggaagaaggagaggaaAGGGGAAGGGAAAGAGCGGTTCGAAGAGTTTctgaaaatgaagagagagagaaaggaaagaaagcagaggagagagagagcgtTGGACATGGCTTGCATTGCCACTGGATTCACTATTTTCGTGGCTTTCTGGTCGTTTCTTTTGTTCAGgtag